A single window of Gossypium hirsutum isolate 1008001.06 chromosome A10, Gossypium_hirsutum_v2.1, whole genome shotgun sequence DNA harbors:
- the LOC107895519 gene encoding uncharacterized protein has protein sequence MELEPAGKARKLDIQELEEIRNDAYKNARIYKDKTKLFHDRKIAQKYFSVGQKVLLYNSVLKLFAVEIESEETGKQFVVNGQRLKPFYENFQSHTVEKIQLEPP, from the exons ATGGAGTTAGAGCCCGCAGGGAAGGCAAGGAAATTGGACATTCAAGAATTGGAAGAAATTCGCAATGACGCCTACAAGAATGCTCGAATTTATAAAGACAAAACAAAACTGTTTCATGATAGGAAAATAGCTCAGAAGTATTTTTCGGTAGGACAAAAAGTTTTGCTTTATAACTCTGTATTAAAGCTGTTCGCAG TTGAAATAGAGAGTGAAGAAACAGGGAAGCAGTTCGTAGTCAATGGCCAACGGTTGAAGCCATTTTACGAAAATTTCCAGTCCCACACGGTCGAAAAAATTCAGTTAGAGCCACCATAG